In Astatotilapia calliptera chromosome 20, fAstCal1.2, whole genome shotgun sequence, one genomic interval encodes:
- the lhfpl5b gene encoding LHFPL tetraspan subfamily member 5b encodes MDLLPAQEAAKIYHTNYVRNSRAIGVMWAVFTICFVIITMVVFIQPYWIGDSVNTPQAGYFGLFHYCIGNALTSELTCKGSMLDFASIPSPAFRTAMFFVGTSMLLIVGTMVGFSLFFFCNAGNVYKICAWMQLASGVLMVMGCMIYPDGWDSPEVKRMCGQRTDKYTLGNCTVRWAYILAIISILDAILLALLSFTLGNRQDKLLPDDFELDGAENP; translated from the exons ATGGACCTCCTTCCAGCGCAGGAAGCTGCCAAAATCTACCACACCAACTATGTGAGGAACTCCCGAGCCATCGGCGTCATGTGGGCTGTGTTTACCATCTGCTTCGTCATCATCACCATGGTGGTCTTCATCCAGCCCTACTGGATCGGAGACAGCGTCAACACCCCGCAGGCCGGCTACTTCGGCCTCTTTCACTACTGCATCGGCAACGCGCTGACCTCGGAGCTCACCTGCAAGGGCAGCATGCTGGACTTCGCTTCCATCCCCTCACCGGCCTTCAGGACTGCCATGTTCTTCGTTGGGACCTCCATGCTGCTGATTGTGGGCACCATGGTCGGCTTCAGtttgttcttcttctgcaaCGCTGGAAACGTCTACAAGATCTGTGCATGGATGCAGCTGGCCTCAG gtgtgttgatggtgatgggctGCATGATTTACCCAGATGGTTGGGACTCTCCAGAGGTGAAGAGGATGTGCGGCCAGAGGACAGATAAGTACACGCTGGGAAACTGTACGGTGCGCTGGGCCTACATCCTGGCCATCATCAGCATTCTGGACGCCATACTCCTGGCATTGCTGTCCTTCACACTCGGCAACCGGCAGGACAAACTTCTGCCAGATGACTTTGAGCTGGATGGAGCAG AAAACCCTTGA